The following coding sequences lie in one Hippopotamus amphibius kiboko isolate mHipAmp2 chromosome 7, mHipAmp2.hap2, whole genome shotgun sequence genomic window:
- the PROKR1 gene encoding prokineticin receptor 1, giving the protein MEVTMGVMDENASNTSTNYFSLLDPHGAQTASFPFNFSYGDYDMPLDEDEDVTNSRTFFAAKIVIGLALVGIMLVCGIGNFIFIAALARYKKLRNLTNLLIANLAISDFLVAIVCCPFEMDYYVVRQLSWEHGHVLCASVNYLRTVSLYVSTNALLAIAIDRYLAIVHPLRPRMKYQTATGLIALVWMVSILIAIPSAYFTTETVLIIVKSQEKIFCGQIWPVDQQIYYKSYFLFIFGIEFVGPVLTMTLCYARISRELWFKAVPGFQTEQIRKRLRCRRKTVLVLMCILTAYVLCWAPFYGFTIVRDFFPAVFVKEKHYLTAFYVVECIAMSNSMINTVCFVTVKNNTVKYFKKIMQLHWKASYNGSKSSGDLDLKTMGVPATEEVDCIRLK; this is encoded by the exons ATGGAGGTCACCATGGGGGTCATGGATGAGAATGCCAGCAACACCTCAACCAACTATTTTTCACTGCTTGACCCCCACGGAGCCCAGACTGCTTCCTTCCCATTCAACTTCAGCTATGGTGACTATGATATGCCCTTGGATGAAGATGAGGATGTGACCAATTCCCGGACCTTCTTTGCTGCCAAAATTGTCATTGGCCTGGCGCTGGTGGGCATCATGCTTGTCTGTGGTATCGGCAACTTCATCTTCATCGCTGCCCTGGCCCGCTACAAGAAGCTGCGCAACCTCACCAATCTGCTCATCGCCAACCTGGCCATCTCTGATTTCCTGGTGGCCATCGTCTGCTGCCCCTTCGAGATGGACTACTATGTGGTGCGCCAGCTCTCCTGGGAGCACGGCCACGTGCTGTGCGCCTCTGTCAACTACCTGCGCACTGTCTCTCTCTACGTCTCCACCAACGCCCTTCTGGCCATCGCCATCGACAG ATATCTGGCCATTGTGCACCCGCTGAGACCCCGGATGAAGTATCAAACGGCCACCGGCTTGATTGCCTTAGTGTGGATGGTGTCCATCCTCATTGCTATACCGTCTGCCTACTTCACCACTGAAACGGTCCTCATCATTGTCAAGAGCCAGGAGAAGATCTTCTGCGGCCAGATCTGGCCAGTGGACCAGCAGATCTACTACAAGTCCTACTTCCTCTTCATCTTCGGCATTGAGTTCGTGGGCCCTGTTCTCACCATGACCCTGTGCTATGCCAGGATCTCCCGGGAACTCTGGTTCAAGGCCGTCCCTGGTTTCCAGACGGAGCAGATCCGGAAGCGGCTGCGATGCCGCCGGAAGACGGTCCTGGTGCTCATGTGCATCCTCACCGCCTACGTGCTGTGCTGGGCGCCCTTCTACGGCTTTACTATCGTGCGCGACTTCTTCCCCGCTGTGTTTGTGAAGGAGAAGCACTACCTCACGGCCTTCTATGTGGTCGAGTGCATCGCCATGAGCAACAGCATGATCAACACCGTATGCTTCGTGACCGTCAAGAACAACACCGTCAAGTACTTCAAGAAGATCATGCAGCTTCACTGGAAGGCGTCTTACAATGGGAGTAAGTCCAGCGGGGACCTTGACCTCAAAACCATGGGGGTGCCTGCCACGGAGGAAGTGGACTGCATCAGATTGAAATAA